Proteins from one Lacrimispora sphenoides genomic window:
- a CDS encoding YigZ family protein — protein MRKSYRILYQGGTGEITEKKSRFIANLKPVESEEEALAFIEETRKRYWDARHNCYAWIIGRGGEEKRLSDDGEPSQTAGKPMMDVLEGDKLVNLCAVVTRYFGGTLLGTGGLVRAYSKAVQEGLKNCTALTAEPAVKLSITTDYNGIGKIQYLLGQREITTLGTEYTDRVELTALVPDEAIDKLRADITEVTGGRAGLLLTGEVYYGIFNKEVILFPG, from the coding sequence ATGAGAAAGTCTTACAGGATTTTATATCAGGGCGGCACAGGAGAAATTACAGAGAAAAAATCCCGGTTCATTGCTAATTTAAAACCTGTGGAATCAGAGGAAGAAGCGCTGGCATTTATAGAGGAAACAAGAAAAAGGTATTGGGATGCAAGACATAACTGCTACGCCTGGATTATCGGGAGGGGTGGGGAGGAAAAGCGCCTGAGTGATGACGGGGAGCCCAGCCAGACTGCGGGAAAACCCATGATGGATGTTCTGGAAGGTGATAAGCTTGTAAACCTCTGTGCAGTGGTGACCCGGTACTTTGGAGGGACTCTTCTTGGAACAGGAGGCCTGGTAAGAGCTTATTCAAAGGCAGTGCAGGAAGGGCTAAAGAATTGTACGGCTTTAACCGCAGAACCGGCGGTGAAGCTTTCTATTACTACGGATTATAACGGAATTGGAAAGATCCAGTATCTTCTGGGACAGCGGGAAATCACGACTCTTGGAACTGAATACACAGACCGGGTGGAGCTTACTGCCCTGGTTCCTGATGAGGCCATAGATAAGCTTCGGGCCGATATTACAGAGGTGACAGGCGGGAGAGCAGGACTCCTTCTGACAGGAGAGGTCTACTACGGTATTTTTAATAAAGAGGTGATTCTGTTTCCAGGATAA